In a genomic window of Telopea speciosissima isolate NSW1024214 ecotype Mountain lineage chromosome 5, Tspe_v1, whole genome shotgun sequence:
- the LOC122663162 gene encoding uncharacterized protein LOC122663162, whose amino-acid sequence MASKVDERAGAEIVHGKEACDRFAEELIKELGFPSGVVPTGELEECGRVRATGFVWWKCKAAYEHFNVATNTKASYAAETTAYVEKGRMKKMTGVKTKQLMVWITIVEMCMDGNKITFKTPMGVGKSFPLTSFMNEAEKKKYLQEKGAAN is encoded by the coding sequence ATGGCTAGCAAGGTAGATGAGAGAGCAGGAGCTGAAATCGTTCACGGAAAAGAAGCCTGTGATCGATTTGCAGAGGAACTGATCAAAGAGTTGGGATTCCCTAGTGGTGTCGTTCCAACTGGAGAACTCGAAGAATGTGGGAGGGTGAGAGCCACTGGTTTCGTATGGTGGAAATGCAAGGCCGCCTACGAGCATTTCAATGTGGCAACCAACACCAAGGCAAGTTATGCTGCTGAGACGACGGCGTACGTGGAGAAggggaggatgaagaagatgacggGCGTGAAAACCAAGCAATTGATGGTGTGGATTACAATAGTAGAGATGTGCATGGATGGCAACAAGATCACCTTCAAGACACCCATGGGGGTCGGCAAGTCCTTCCCTCTAACCTCTTTTATGAAcgaagcagagaagaagaagtatctcCAGGAAAAGGGTGCAGCAAACTAA
- the LOC122662366 gene encoding uncharacterized protein LOC122662366 produces MASKVDERAGAEIVRGKEACDRFAEELIKELGFPSGVLPTGELEECGRVRATGFVWWKCKDAYEHFNVATNTKASYAAETTAYVEKGRMKKMTGVKTKQLMVWVPIVEMCMDGNKITFKTPMGVGKSFPLTSFMNEEEKKKYLQKN; encoded by the coding sequence ATGGCTAGCAAGGTAGATGAGAGAGCAGGAGCTGAAATCGTTCGTGGAAAAGAAGCTTGTGATCGATTTGCAGAGGAACTGATCAAAGAGTTGGGATTCCCTAGCGGTGTCCTTCCCACCGGAGAACTAGAAGAATGTGGGAGGGTGAGAGCCACTGGTTTCGTGTGGTGGAAATGCAAGGATGCCTACGAGCATTTCAATGTGGCAACCAATACCAAGGCAAGCTATGCTGCCGAGACGACCGCGTACGTGGAGAAggggaggatgaagaagatgaccGGAGTGAAAACCAAGCAATTGATGGTGTGGGTTCCCATTGTAGAGATGTGCATGGATGGCAACAAAATCACCTTCAAGACACCCATGGGGGTCGGCAAGTCCTTCCCACTCACCTCTTTTATGaacgaagaagagaagaagaagtatctcCAGAAAAACTAA
- the LOC122663163 gene encoding uncharacterized protein LOC122663163: protein MASKVDERAGAEIVRGKEACDRFAEELIKELGFPSGVLPTGELEECGRVRATGFVWWKCKAAYEHFNVATNTKASYAAETTAYVEKGRMKKMTGVKTKQLMVWITIVEMCMDGNKITFKTPMGVGKSFPLTSFMNEAEKKKYLQQ from the coding sequence ATGGCTAGCAAGGTAGATGAGAGAGCAGGAGCTGAAATCGTTCGTGGAAAAGAAGCCTGTGATCGATTTGCAGAGGAACTGATCAAAGAGTTGGGATTCCCCAGTGGTGTCCTTCCCACTGGAGAACTCGAAGAATGTGGGAGGGTGAGAGCCACTGGTTTCGTATGGTGGAAATGCAAGGCCGCCTACGAGCATTTCAATGTGGCAACCAACACCAAGGCAAGCTATGCTGCCGAGACGACCGCGTATGTGGAGAAagggaggatgaagaagatgacggGCGTGAAAACCAAGCAATTGATGGTGTGGATTACAATAGTAGAGATGTGCATGGATGGAAACAAGATCACCTTCAAGACACCAATGGGGGTCGGCAAGTCCTTCCCTCTAACCTCTTTTATGAAcgaagcagagaagaagaagtatctcCAGCAATAG